The Pseudomonadota bacterium DNA segment GAGATCCGTGAGGGACTAATCCTTCGCATGCGCACCATTACCGGGGAGCAGTTCGTGCGCGAGATTACAAATATCCTTGAGGAGTATCTGCGCGCCGTGCAGGTCTCCTCGAACCCCCGTTTAATCGACCCGGGATGGAAGGGGGAGCCCGCCAAGTTCCTTGAGCTAGATGAGATCGTAAACGAGGTTGTTCGTGAGCAGGGGCAGAAGATAGTCTTATGGACGAACTATCTCGGGAACGTTCGTGAGCTGTGCGAGCGCTATAAGGATCTCGGTGCTGCGCCATTTAGCGGCGAGGTGTCGGCGGCGGCGCGGGACCTGACCGTTAAAGCCTTTCAGGAGGGCGATCAGATTCGAATCCTGGTAGCAATTCCGGCGGCTGGTGGTGTAGGGATAACCCTAACGGCTGCTCAAACTGCAGTGTATATCGACAAGACCTGGAACGCCGAGCACTGGATGCAATCGGTGGACCGCATTCACCGTATCGGACAACGGGGTACCGTTAACGTTATCTCGTTACTTGGATGCAAGGTTGATGAGATAATACACTGGAACCTGAGAAGAAAGGAGCAGCGTCAGGCGGAGATACTGGGGGACATCAGGCAAGCTGAGATCTCAATACCCACAGACTCTGCTGGAATATCTCGAGAAGAGCTGATGCAGGCGCTTGAGATGCTATAGGGCGCTAGTCCTATCCCCAGTGCTTCGCTCCATCAAAACCGAAACAAATCCTCGACAGTTTCGATATATTAGGCGGCCATAGCTCTACAATCGAAGGGTAACAGCCGAAAATACTCGCCTAATTAATGTATATACGCTAATATGTTCTCATGGGACTTAGCAAAAGCTGCCATTAACCTCCTAAAGCATAAGGTGTCGTTCATGGAGGCCTGCTCGGTATTTGAAGATACGCAGGCTCTTGAGGGGCTTGACATAAGACACTCCGAGAAAGAGGAGAGGCGGTTTATTATAGGTGGATCAGACAAGGCTCGGACCTTAACCGTAATATTTACAGTTCGGAGACATCAGAATGGCAACGAAACGATCCGCATTATCAGCGCGCGGCAAACATCAAGAAAAGAAAGGAAGGCATATGCCGGACAAAGAAATTAACTTCTCAGATATCCCTGAACTGACCAGCGAACAGCTC contains these protein-coding regions:
- a CDS encoding BrnT family toxin; amino-acid sequence: MFSWDLAKAAINLLKHKVSFMEACSVFEDTQALEGLDIRHSEKEERRFIIGGSDKARTLTVIFTVRRHQNGNETIRIISARQTSRKERKAYAGQRN